In Xenopus tropicalis strain Nigerian chromosome 5, UCB_Xtro_10.0, whole genome shotgun sequence, one genomic interval encodes:
- the tbxt gene encoding T-box transcription factor T (The RefSeq protein has 1 substitution compared to this genomic sequence) has product MSVSATESCAKNVQYRVDHLLSAVENELQAGSEKGDPTEKELKVSLEERDLWMRFKELTNEMIVTKNGRRMFPVLKVSVSGLDPNAMYTFLLDFVAADNHRWKYVNGEWVPGGKPEPQAPSCVYIHPDSPNFGAHWMKDPVSFSKVKLTNKMNGGGQIMLNSLHKYEPRIHIVRVGGTQRMITSHSFPETQFIAVTAYQNEEITALKIKHNPFAKAFLDAKERNDYKDILDEGIDSQHSNFSQLGTWLIPNGGSLCSPNPHTQFGAPISLSSPHGCERYSSLRNHRSAPYPSPYVHRNNSPNNLADNSSACLSMLQSHDNWSTLQMPAHTGMLPMSHSAGTPPTSSQYPSLWSVSNSTLTPVSQSGGITNGISSQYLRGSTPHYSSLSHAVPSPATGSPLYEHGSQTEIAENQYDVTAHSRLSSTWTTVAPPSI; this is encoded by the exons ATGAGTGTAAGTGCCACCGAGAGCTGCGCAAAGAATGTGCAGTACCGGGTCGATCACCTTCTCAGCGCTGTGGAGAATGAGCTCCAGGCTGGCAGCGAGAAGGGGGACCCCACCGAGAAGGAGCTGAAGGTGAGCCTGGAGGAGCGGGACCTGTGGATGAGGTTCAAGGAGCTCACCAATGAGATGATCGTCACCAAGAATGGAAG GCGAATGTTTCCAGTTCTAAAGGTGAGCGTGTCGGGCCTGGATCCCAATGCCATGTACACATTTCTGCTGGATTTTGTGGCAGCTGACAACCACCGCTGGAAGTACGTGAATGGAGAATGGGTTCCAGGTGGCAAACCTGAGCCCCAGGCCCCCAGTTGTGTTTACATTCACCCAGACTCCCCCAACTTTGGAGCCCACTGGATGAAAGATCCTGTTTCTTTCAGCAAAGTCAAACTTACAAACAAAATGAATGGTGGAGGCCAG ATTATGCTAAACTCGTTGCACAAATATGAACCTCGAATCCACATAGTGAGAGTTGGAGGCACCCAGAGAATGATCACCAGTCACTCATTTCCTGAGACACAGTTCATAGCAGTGACAGCATACCAGAATGAAGAG ATTACAGCACTTAAAATCAAACACAACCCCTTTGCCAAAGCATTTCTGGATGCAAAAGAAAG AAATGATTATAAAGACATCTTGGATGAGGGTATTGATAGTCAACACTCAAATTTCTCTCAGC TAGGTACTTGGCTGATTCCCAACGGTGGATCTTTATGTTCGCCCAATCCACACACACAGTTCGGGGCGCCGATTTCTCTATCGTCTCCTCATGGCTGCGAGCGATACTCATCTCTAAGAAACCACCGCTCGGCTCCCTACCCAAGTCCATATGTTCACAGAAACAATTCCCCAA acAATTTAGCAGATAATTCTTCAGCCTGTCTTTCAATGCTCCAGTCCCATGATAACTGGTCCACACTTCAAATGCCGGCACACACTGGGGTGTTGCCAATGAGTCACAGCGCGGGAACACCTCCTACCTCAAG TCAGTACCCTTCCTTGTGGTCTGTGAGTAACAGCACCCTCACACCAGTGTCTCAGTCTGGAGGAATAACTAATGGAATAAGCTCCCAGTACTTACGCGGCTCTACGCCTCATTACTCATCTCTTTCACATGCTGTTCCCTCACCAGCCACAGGATCTCCATTGTATGAACATGGATCACAAACAGAAATAGCAGAAAACCAGTATGACGTCACAGCACATTCCAGGCTTTCATCAACATGGACAACAGTTGCACCGCCGTCAATCTAA
- the tbxt gene encoding T-box transcription factor T isoform X1, giving the protein MSVSATESCAKNVQYRVDHLLSAVENELQAGSEKGDPTEKELKVSLEERDLWMRFKELTNEMIVTKNGRRMFPVLKVSVSGLDPNAMYTFLLDFVAADNHRWKYVNGEWVPGGKPEPQAPSCVYIHPDSPNFGAHWMKDPVSFSKVKLTNKMNGGGQIMLNSLHKYEPRIHIVRVGGTQRMITSHSFPETQFIAVTAYQNEEITALKIKHNPFAKAFLDAKERNDYKDILDEGIDSQHSNFSQRTWLIPNGGSLCSPNPHTQFGAPISLSSPHGCERYSSLRNHRSAPYPSPYVHRNNSPNNLADNSSACLSMLQSHDNWSTLQMPAHTGVLPMSHSAGTPPTSSQYPSLWSVSNSTLTPVSQSGGITNGISSQYLRGSTPHYSSLSHAVPSPATGSPLYEHGSQTEIAENQYDVTAHSRLSSTWTTVAPPSI; this is encoded by the exons ATGAGTGTAAGTGCCACCGAGAGCTGCGCAAAGAATGTGCAGTACCGGGTCGATCACCTTCTCAGCGCTGTGGAGAATGAGCTCCAGGCTGGCAGCGAGAAGGGGGACCCCACCGAGAAGGAGCTGAAGGTGAGCCTGGAGGAGCGGGACCTGTGGATGAGGTTCAAGGAGCTCACCAATGAGATGATCGTCACCAAGAATGGAAG GCGAATGTTTCCAGTTCTAAAGGTGAGCGTGTCGGGCCTGGATCCCAATGCCATGTACACATTTCTGCTGGATTTTGTGGCAGCTGACAACCACCGCTGGAAGTACGTGAATGGAGAATGGGTTCCAGGTGGCAAACCTGAGCCCCAGGCCCCCAGTTGTGTTTACATTCACCCAGACTCCCCCAACTTTGGAGCCCACTGGATGAAAGATCCTGTTTCTTTCAGCAAAGTCAAACTTACAAACAAAATGAATGGTGGAGGCCAG ATTATGCTAAACTCGTTGCACAAATATGAACCTCGAATCCACATAGTGAGAGTTGGAGGCACCCAGAGAATGATCACCAGTCACTCATTTCCTGAGACACAGTTCATAGCAGTGACAGCATACCAGAATGAAGAG ATTACAGCACTTAAAATCAAACACAACCCCTTTGCCAAAGCATTTCTGGATGCAAAAGAAAG AAATGATTATAAAGACATCTTGGATGAGGGTATTGATAGTCAACACTCAAATTTCTCTCAGC GTACTTGGCTGATTCCCAACGGTGGATCTTTATGTTCGCCCAATCCACACACACAGTTCGGGGCGCCGATTTCTCTATCGTCTCCTCATGGCTGCGAGCGATACTCATCTCTAAGAAACCACCGCTCGGCTCCCTACCCAAGTCCATATGTTCACAGAAACAATTCCCCAA acAATTTAGCAGATAATTCTTCAGCCTGTCTTTCAATGCTCCAGTCCCATGATAACTGGTCCACACTTCAAATGCCGGCACACACTGGGGTGTTGCCAATGAGTCACAGCGCGGGAACACCTCCTACCTCAAG TCAGTACCCTTCCTTGTGGTCTGTGAGTAACAGCACCCTCACACCAGTGTCTCAGTCTGGAGGAATAACTAATGGAATAAGCTCCCAGTACTTACGCGGCTCTACGCCTCATTACTCATCTCTTTCACATGCTGTTCCCTCACCAGCCACAGGATCTCCATTGTATGAACATGGATCACAAACAGAAATAGCAGAAAACCAGTATGACGTCACAGCACATTCCAGGCTTTCATCAACATGGACAACAGTTGCACCGCCGTCAATCTAA